CCACGAGCTCGGTGGAAATCGTTTTCCCCGCGCAGTCTTCGATCTTTTTGATCGGGGAATTCTCCGGTACCGCGAGCACCCATTTCGCCTTGCGCGTGCTCACCTTCGAATAGACCAGGTCGCAGATATACTCCACGTCGGAATTGTTTTCCAGTACCCAGTCGAGTCCCGTGAGCCCCACGTCCAGCACCCCGCTTTCCACGTAATGCGCCATCTCCTGGGCGCGGATAAGCGCGCAGTATATCTCGGGATCGTCGATCGACGGAAAATAGTTCCGTGACGACACGGAGATGCGCCAGCCCGCCTTCTGGAAAAGCTCTATGGTGGACTGCTCGAGGCTCCCCTTGGGAAGGCCCAGTTTCAGTTGTTGCGCGCTCATTTCTTTCCCCCGTACACCTGCTTAGGATCGAACACCTTTACGCCGTCTTCGCGGAGCGTGTCTCCGTCCACCACACGGTAGAAGCAGCTCACGAAACCGGTGTGGCACGCCGCCTCGCCTACCTGGCGCACCTTTATGAGCACACAGTCGTTGTCGCAGTCCACGCGTATCTCCTTGACCTCCTGTACGTTGCCGGAGGTTTCGCCTTTCTTCCAGAGCGCCTTGCGGGAGCGGCTCCAG
The DNA window shown above is from Spirochaetota bacterium and carries:
- the hisI gene encoding phosphoribosyl-AMP cyclohydrolase; this encodes MIELDFDKTGGLIPAIAQDAASGQVLMMAFMNKESWELTLETGIVHYWSRSRKALWKKGETSGNVQEVKEIRVDCDNDCVLIKVRQVGEAACHTGFVSCFYRVVDGDTLREDGVKVFDPKQVYGGKK